Proteins encoded by one window of Roseibium sp. Sym1:
- a CDS encoding methyl-accepting chemotaxis protein — MIVVTVAACTAVGVIGYMTGRDGLEKAAKAELDMVVAARSALLNSVLTAAQDEVVNLASSVSDPLSNLGNATMNLTKEKDEILSLFQAPQTAAERAQVTGKEQKTMYAWRHTEAHPALYNVWKSGGYADIYLVDPSGLVLYSVTKGEEFLTKLGEGSPAEGTALEEVYNLAKGLEVGQVAASDFQTYAPAGGSGSLFLASPVFMNSFGTISLSGVAVVRFDSQFLDNIVASREDMGETGQVYVVNEDGTLLSDMPLAGEPTALVSKIEDGPALTAAAGTDAAGIVTGNNGVENLVVARPLSFQGQKWAVVAEKSVDETLAAVANMRDQMFMWSIATIAIAAVIALFFSRSITRPLTTLVGALNAIASGDLGAEIKAASRKDEIGDIGRAVLQIRQNAAEDNERRAAEEADEAQRQAEQRQEMLASLAGDFEATVGTVVDSVARSAAKLRESANSMRSMTDSAGETSANAATMSEETLAEVESIAAASDQLSSSIQEISTLIERSSSVAAEATKRAETTNDTVKSLAEAANRIGEVVTLISDIADQTNLLALNATIEAARAGEAGKGFAVVASEVKDLASQTGKATGEIQQQIDAIRGATDDAVGAIGDIQKTIDEITQSVSEVAAAVTEQSYATQGIAENTQRAAGGTSKVTEDIRNVSSLSNDTNMAAQNFSEEAADMANQADELDKEVRSFLAQVRSA; from the coding sequence ATGATCGTTGTGACCGTTGCCGCGTGTACGGCTGTAGGCGTGATCGGCTACATGACCGGGCGCGATGGCCTTGAAAAGGCTGCCAAGGCGGAACTCGACATGGTTGTTGCCGCCAGGTCGGCCCTTCTGAATTCCGTGCTGACGGCTGCCCAGGACGAAGTGGTCAACCTGGCCTCGAGCGTTTCCGATCCGCTGAGCAATCTTGGCAACGCGACCATGAACCTCACCAAGGAAAAAGACGAGATTCTCAGTCTGTTCCAGGCGCCGCAAACCGCTGCAGAGCGTGCACAGGTGACCGGCAAGGAACAGAAGACAATGTATGCCTGGCGCCATACCGAGGCGCATCCGGCACTCTACAATGTCTGGAAGAGTGGCGGCTATGCCGACATCTACCTGGTCGACCCGTCCGGTCTGGTTCTCTATTCCGTCACCAAGGGGGAGGAGTTCCTGACAAAGCTGGGTGAGGGAAGCCCCGCCGAAGGGACCGCTCTTGAAGAGGTCTACAATCTCGCAAAGGGCCTTGAGGTCGGGCAGGTCGCCGCAAGCGATTTTCAGACCTATGCGCCGGCAGGCGGCTCCGGGTCCCTGTTCCTGGCGTCTCCGGTGTTCATGAATTCGTTCGGCACCATCAGCCTGAGCGGTGTAGCCGTTGTCCGGTTCGATTCCCAGTTTCTCGACAATATCGTCGCCAGCCGCGAGGACATGGGCGAGACCGGTCAGGTCTATGTCGTCAATGAGGATGGGACGCTGTTGAGCGACATGCCGTTGGCCGGAGAACCGACGGCACTGGTCAGCAAGATCGAGGACGGGCCGGCTCTGACCGCCGCCGCGGGCACGGATGCCGCCGGCATTGTCACCGGGAATAACGGTGTTGAAAACCTCGTTGTGGCGAGGCCGCTGAGCTTCCAGGGGCAGAAATGGGCGGTTGTTGCGGAGAAGAGCGTCGACGAGACCCTCGCCGCAGTGGCCAACATGCGCGACCAGATGTTCATGTGGTCGATTGCGACGATTGCGATTGCGGCCGTCATCGCCCTGTTCTTCTCCCGCTCGATCACGCGGCCGCTGACCACGCTTGTGGGAGCGCTCAACGCGATCGCTTCGGGCGACCTCGGCGCGGAGATCAAGGCAGCCAGCCGCAAGGACGAGATCGGTGACATCGGGCGTGCCGTTCTCCAGATCCGGCAGAACGCCGCCGAGGACAATGAACGACGTGCGGCAGAAGAAGCCGACGAAGCGCAACGTCAGGCCGAGCAGCGTCAGGAGATGCTGGCAAGTCTTGCCGGTGACTTCGAGGCGACCGTCGGCACGGTTGTCGACAGTGTGGCGCGGTCCGCGGCAAAACTGCGCGAATCCGCCAACTCCATGCGCAGCATGACCGACAGCGCCGGCGAAACCTCGGCCAATGCCGCCACCATGTCCGAAGAGACCCTGGCGGAAGTGGAATCCATTGCCGCTGCCTCCGACCAGCTGTCGAGCTCGATCCAGGAAATCTCCACCCTGATCGAACGCTCCTCCAGCGTTGCGGCCGAGGCGACCAAGCGCGCAGAGACCACAAACGACACCGTGAAGTCGCTTGCCGAAGCGGCCAACCGGATCGGTGAGGTGGTCACGCTGATTTCCGACATTGCCGACCAGACCAACCTCCTGGCGCTCAATGCCACCATCGAGGCGGCGCGGGCCGGGGAAGCCGGCAAGGGCTTTGCGGTCGTGGCGTCCGAGGTCAAGGACCTTGCGTCCCAGACGGGCAAGGCGACCGGCGAAATCCAGCAGCAGATCGATGCGATCCGGGGTGCCACCGACGATGCGGTCGGTGCCATCGGCGACATCCAGAAGACCATCGACGAAATCACCCAGTCGGTGAGCGAGGTCGCTGCGGCGGTAACCGAGCAGAGCTATGCTACCCAGGGCATCGCGGAGAACACCCAGCGCGCCGCGGGCGGCACGTCCAAGGTCACCGAGGACATCCGCAACGTGTCGTCGCTCTCCAACGATACCAACATGGCGGCGCAGAACTTCTCCGAGGAAGCGGCCGACATGGCGAACCAGGCCGACGAGCTCGACAAGGAAGTGCGCAGCTTCCTGGCGCAGGTCCGCTCCGCCTGA
- a CDS encoding DegQ family serine endoprotease, with protein sequence MRLALSGSLRSLAAAALAALIGISPASAQTAQPSAADLRLVPQNQAQIKLSFAPIVKTVAPAVVNVYASRKVVQRQRVSPFFDDPFFRRFFGQPGGGFNKPRQRVESSLGSGVIISADGTVITNHHVIKDADEVRVALNDRREFDADIVLLDERTDLAVLKIRGEGPFEHVAFADSDSLEVGDIVLAIGNPFGVGQTVTQGIVSATARTQVGVTDFQFFIQTDAAINPGNSGGALVDMTGKLVGINTAIFSRSGGSNGIGFAIPAHMARFVAKAADQGGKVQRPWLGATVQLVSAEIAEALSLDRPRGVLVTAVFEDSPAHKAGIRVSDLVIAVDGKEVTDPNSFGYRFATKMIGEETEFVILRSGKEQVLTVSLLPAPESVPRDTRELVEYSPFEGATVMNLSPAVSEELGLEGLIEGVVISEVRRGSTADRVGLRPGDIIRGVNRQVIETTVMLEEITKKPPRVWQLDIERDGKVTQLTLRG encoded by the coding sequence ATGCGTTTGGCACTTTCCGGCTCACTGCGTTCCCTGGCTGCCGCGGCACTGGCTGCGCTGATCGGCATTTCACCAGCGTCCGCACAGACGGCCCAGCCATCTGCGGCGGATCTTCGTCTGGTTCCGCAGAACCAGGCGCAGATCAAGCTGTCCTTTGCGCCGATCGTGAAGACCGTCGCGCCGGCGGTGGTCAATGTCTATGCCAGCCGCAAGGTCGTGCAGCGGCAGCGGGTCTCCCCGTTTTTCGATGACCCGTTCTTTCGCCGCTTTTTCGGACAGCCCGGCGGCGGTTTCAACAAGCCGCGCCAGCGGGTGGAATCCTCGCTTGGCTCCGGCGTGATCATTTCCGCGGACGGCACGGTGATCACCAACCATCACGTGATCAAGGATGCGGACGAGGTGCGGGTCGCCCTGAACGACCGGCGCGAGTTCGATGCCGACATCGTGCTGCTGGACGAGCGCACCGACCTTGCCGTGCTGAAGATCCGCGGCGAGGGACCCTTCGAACATGTGGCCTTCGCGGATTCCGACAGCCTGGAGGTCGGCGACATCGTGCTGGCCATCGGCAATCCGTTCGGTGTCGGCCAGACCGTCACCCAGGGCATCGTCTCGGCCACCGCCCGTACCCAGGTCGGTGTCACGGATTTTCAATTCTTCATCCAGACCGACGCGGCGATCAACCCCGGCAATTCCGGCGGTGCGCTGGTCGACATGACCGGCAAGCTGGTCGGTATCAACACCGCGATCTTCTCCCGCTCCGGCGGATCCAACGGCATCGGCTTCGCCATTCCGGCGCATATGGCGCGGTTTGTCGCGAAGGCGGCCGACCAGGGCGGCAAGGTTCAGCGGCCCTGGCTTGGGGCAACGGTGCAGCTGGTGAGTGCCGAGATTGCCGAGGCGCTCAGCCTGGACCGCCCGCGGGGCGTGCTGGTCACAGCCGTTTTCGAGGACTCCCCGGCGCACAAGGCCGGGATCCGCGTCAGCGATCTGGTGATCGCCGTCGACGGCAAGGAAGTGACCGATCCCAATTCCTTCGGCTACAGGTTCGCCACCAAGATGATCGGCGAAGAAACGGAATTCGTCATCCTCAGGAGCGGCAAGGAGCAGGTCCTGACCGTGTCGCTGTTGCCGGCGCCAGAATCGGTTCCGAGGGACACACGCGAGCTGGTCGAATATTCGCCCTTTGAGGGCGCGACCGTGATGAACCTTTCGCCCGCCGTTTCAGAGGAGCTCGGGCTGGAAGGCCTGATCGAGGGCGTTGTGATCTCCGAGGTCCGGCGCGGCAGCACCGCCGACAGGGTGGGGCTCCGCCCGGGCGACATCATCCGTGGTGTCAACCGGCAGGTCATCGAAACGACCGTGATGCTGGAAGAGATCACCAAGAAACCGCCGCGCGTCTGGCAGCTCGATATCGAGCGGGACGGCAAGGTGACACAACTGACCCTGCGTGGTTAG
- a CDS encoding replication-associated recombination protein A — protein sequence MSDLFEASGLSQAGPRPLADRMRPARLADVVGQDHLLGPDGTLTRMLKTRTLGSLIFWGPPGTGKTTIARLLATETDLAFEQISAIFSGVADLKKVFEAARARRMGGRATLLFVDEIHRFNRAQQDSFLPVMEDGTITLVGATTENPSFELNAALLSRSHVMTFQSLSLEAIEKLLSRAEEEEGKKLPLDADARQVLIRMADGDGRSSLTLAEDVWRAANEDEVFDAERLQEIVQRRAPIYDKSADGHYNLISALHKSVRGSDPDAALYWFCRMLDGGEDPMYLARRLIRMAVEDIGLADPNALVQANASRDAYQMLGSPEGELALAQTVIYLATAPKSNGAYMAYKAAMRDAKSSGSLLPPKHILNAPTKLMKEEGYGTGYQYDHDAPDGFSGQDYFPENMGRKTYYDPPQRGFERDLRKRLEYWDKLRRERG from the coding sequence GTGAGCGACCTGTTCGAAGCCTCGGGACTGAGCCAGGCGGGACCGCGCCCGCTTGCGGACCGGATGCGGCCTGCGCGCCTCGCGGATGTCGTCGGCCAGGATCATCTGCTCGGGCCGGACGGCACGCTGACGCGGATGCTGAAGACCCGGACGCTCGGCTCGCTGATCTTCTGGGGGCCGCCCGGCACGGGCAAGACGACGATCGCGCGCCTGCTGGCCACCGAGACGGATCTCGCTTTCGAGCAGATTTCGGCGATCTTTTCCGGTGTCGCGGATCTGAAGAAAGTGTTCGAGGCGGCCCGGGCACGGCGGATGGGCGGCCGGGCCACACTGCTTTTCGTTGACGAGATCCATCGCTTCAACAGGGCGCAGCAGGACAGTTTCCTGCCCGTGATGGAAGATGGCACGATCACGCTGGTCGGTGCCACCACCGAAAACCCGTCCTTCGAACTCAACGCGGCGTTGCTGTCGCGCTCTCACGTGATGACCTTCCAGTCGCTGTCCCTGGAGGCGATCGAAAAGCTGCTCAGCCGCGCCGAGGAAGAGGAAGGCAAGAAGCTGCCGCTCGACGCGGATGCGCGCCAGGTCCTGATCCGCATGGCCGACGGCGACGGCCGCTCCTCGCTGACACTGGCCGAGGATGTCTGGCGGGCCGCCAACGAGGACGAGGTCTTCGATGCGGAACGCCTGCAGGAGATCGTGCAGCGGCGCGCACCGATCTACGACAAGAGCGCGGACGGGCACTACAATCTGATCTCGGCCCTGCACAAGTCCGTGCGCGGATCCGATCCGGACGCGGCGCTCTACTGGTTCTGCCGCATGCTTGATGGCGGCGAGGACCCGATGTACCTTGCGCGCCGTCTCATCCGCATGGCGGTGGAGGATATCGGTCTGGCCGACCCCAACGCGCTGGTCCAGGCCAATGCGTCCCGCGATGCCTACCAGATGCTGGGCTCCCCGGAGGGTGAGCTGGCTCTGGCGCAGACGGTGATCTATCTGGCGACGGCTCCGAAATCCAACGGCGCCTATATGGCCTACAAGGCTGCCATGCGCGACGCCAAGTCCAGCGGCTCGCTGCTGCCGCCCAAGCATATCCTGAACGCGCCGACCAAGCTGATGAAGGAAGAAGGCTACGGCACCGGCTACCAGTACGATCACGATGCCCCGGACGGGTTTTCCGGTCAGGACTATTTTCCGGAGAACATGGGCCGCAAAACCTACTACGATCCCCCTCAGCGCGGCTTTGAACGCGACCTCAGAAAGCGCCTGGAGTACTGGGACAAGCTGCGCAGGGAACGCGGCTGA
- a CDS encoding patatin-like protein — protein MKEIELRLGLVFYGGVSLAIYMHGVSREILNVVRASNVRLDRNAGKQAPETGIPDLPPVQTAYCELLDLLSAVADVRVVVDAIAGASAGGVNGIMLARAIAHDLPLDSHSEMWLENADVTRLARPQSGLSRYLKISVSPVLDQLISSRLKKQIKSAETREKLRLFMQARWFSPPFSGERFIGWMLDACAKMEQDARTGRSLIPRGQTLDLFVTITDYNGVKRRIHLDDPDYVEEWDHRRILNFHAAHRTPGYVDSQFDAENIPELVFAARATSSFPGAFPPATVAEMERVLADKDLQWRHRDDFLARGFNLNGDTLGQHCFVDGSVVMNKPFAPVIEVIQDRPAVREVARRLIYVDPAPVEPEDREGTQAELPGFFRVILASLAHIPRNEPIGDDLKELEQNNRRSRWLSQLIDSAGPMVDQAVSGLIPKRRAVTPDILSKCRKQATMAAFEQAGFAFLNYQSLKLHSLADRLAGLTSRLSGLEHARGQEEALLGLISDRFNRMTAASKDVLGRTDPHIVALLRDLDVDYRIRRLRFAIRKLNGFYHYRPETDLAPPDTDVLDHMKALLYEQIDHLGWRWNGKFFGHASRELAQRFLRDLEAGSSSAGDHVDPLLKSYGQMMGLADLDRLQDELFSDTARALLDKQRHQSLMRAYIGFGFFDLITFPVLQRNDFSEVTEILVDRISPRDATSLYTEGFDLKGKSLNTFGAFFNRGWREHDYLWGRLNAADRLVSIVLSAAGEGTLPQPQINQARARIFLAVLEEERDKLADITEEIERIDSLIRSIFPDFAHVAEEV, from the coding sequence ATGAAGGAAATCGAACTCAGACTTGGACTTGTGTTTTATGGCGGCGTCTCGCTGGCCATCTACATGCATGGCGTGAGCCGCGAAATTCTGAACGTGGTGCGTGCCTCGAACGTCCGTCTTGACCGGAACGCCGGCAAGCAGGCGCCCGAGACCGGGATCCCCGATCTGCCACCGGTCCAAACCGCCTATTGCGAGCTCCTGGATCTTTTGTCCGCGGTCGCCGATGTCCGGGTGGTCGTGGACGCGATCGCGGGCGCGTCGGCGGGCGGTGTCAACGGGATCATGCTGGCAAGGGCGATCGCCCATGACCTGCCGCTCGACAGCCACAGTGAGATGTGGCTCGAAAATGCCGATGTCACCCGTCTGGCAAGACCACAATCCGGATTGTCCCGCTATCTGAAAATTTCCGTTTCGCCGGTTCTGGACCAGTTGATCTCCTCCCGCCTGAAGAAACAGATCAAGAGCGCCGAGACACGGGAGAAGCTCCGGCTGTTCATGCAGGCCCGCTGGTTTTCGCCACCTTTTTCCGGTGAGCGGTTCATTGGCTGGATGCTGGATGCCTGCGCCAAGATGGAACAGGACGCCCGGACGGGGCGAAGCCTCATACCACGCGGCCAGACGCTGGACCTCTTTGTCACCATCACCGATTACAATGGTGTCAAGCGCCGGATCCACCTTGACGACCCGGACTATGTCGAGGAATGGGACCACCGCAGGATCCTGAACTTCCATGCGGCCCACCGCACGCCCGGTTATGTCGACAGCCAGTTCGATGCGGAAAACATACCCGAGTTGGTGTTCGCAGCCCGGGCGACGTCTTCTTTCCCCGGCGCCTTTCCGCCGGCGACCGTCGCGGAAATGGAACGGGTACTTGCCGACAAGGACCTGCAGTGGCGCCATCGCGACGACTTTCTGGCTCGCGGGTTCAACCTCAACGGGGACACCTTGGGCCAGCATTGTTTTGTCGACGGCAGCGTCGTCATGAACAAGCCCTTTGCGCCGGTCATCGAGGTGATCCAGGACCGGCCGGCGGTCCGTGAGGTCGCCCGCCGGCTGATCTATGTAGATCCCGCCCCGGTGGAGCCCGAGGACAGGGAGGGAACGCAAGCCGAATTGCCCGGGTTCTTCAGGGTTATCCTGGCCTCGCTTGCCCATATTCCGCGAAACGAACCGATCGGCGACGATCTGAAGGAGCTGGAACAGAACAACCGGCGCAGCCGCTGGCTGTCCCAATTGATCGATTCCGCCGGGCCGATGGTCGACCAAGCCGTTAGCGGGTTGATTCCAAAACGCCGGGCGGTGACGCCGGACATCTTGTCCAAGTGCCGCAAGCAGGCCACCATGGCCGCGTTCGAACAGGCCGGCTTTGCCTTTCTGAACTACCAGTCCCTCAAGCTGCATTCGCTGGCCGACCGGCTGGCGGGACTGACGTCACGCCTGAGCGGCCTGGAACACGCCCGCGGCCAGGAGGAGGCGCTGCTCGGACTGATTTCCGACCGCTTCAACCGGATGACGGCGGCAAGCAAGGACGTGCTTGGCCGCACCGACCCGCATATCGTTGCCCTGCTGAGGGATCTTGATGTCGACTACCGGATCCGCCGGCTGCGCTTTGCGATCCGCAAGCTCAACGGATTTTACCATTATCGGCCTGAAACGGACCTGGCGCCGCCCGACACGGACGTGCTCGACCACATGAAAGCGCTGCTTTACGAGCAGATCGATCATCTTGGCTGGCGCTGGAATGGGAAGTTTTTCGGCCATGCAAGCCGCGAACTGGCGCAGCGTTTCCTGCGGGACCTGGAGGCCGGTTCAAGCTCGGCCGGAGACCATGTCGACCCCCTCCTGAAATCCTATGGGCAGATGATGGGGCTGGCCGATCTGGACCGGCTGCAGGACGAGCTGTTTTCGGACACCGCGCGCGCACTCTTGGACAAGCAGCGTCACCAGTCGCTGATGCGGGCCTATATCGGCTTCGGATTCTTCGACCTGATCACCTTTCCGGTGTTGCAGCGCAACGACTTCTCGGAGGTGACCGAAATTCTTGTCGACCGGATCAGCCCCAGGGACGCGACGAGCCTCTATACCGAGGGGTTCGACCTCAAGGGCAAGTCGCTCAACACGTTCGGAGCGTTCTTCAACCGGGGCTGGCGGGAACATGACTATCTCTGGGGACGCCTGAACGCGGCCGACAGGCTTGTCAGCATCGTGTTGTCCGCGGCCGGAGAGGGCACTTTGCCGCAGCCGCAGATCAATCAGGCACGGGCCCGGATCTTTCTGGCCGTCCTGGAAGAAGAACGGGACAAACTTGCTGATATCACGGAGGAAATCGAGCGGATCGACAGTCTGATCCGATCGATCTTCCCGGATTTCGCCCATGTTGCCGAAGAGGTCTAG
- a CDS encoding sterol desaturase family protein: MDFWIRTFGTGLEAFVVLIAVLYAASLVVLFTTGMAMTLLNSRHPGRKIQKRQPTHDAIRDIRSSTIQLMITSTCLAIGLYAQMRGWTLFPPVALSWWSVPLFFVVSLILHDTWFYWGHRILHTRLFYRFHKPHHMTVTPTVWSNDAGSSVDTLFAHSYYALVLFVLPIPPLVFLGHRLFDQVSAAIGHCGYEHFASRSARKPWPLLCTLYHDQHHQYFVYNYANYFSFWDRFCGTIHPTYDDRVESFEELYAGKRDQA, translated from the coding sequence ATGGATTTTTGGATCAGGACTTTCGGAACGGGACTTGAGGCGTTTGTCGTCCTCATTGCGGTGCTCTATGCCGCCAGCCTCGTCGTGCTGTTCACGACGGGAATGGCCATGACCCTGTTGAACAGCCGCCACCCGGGCCGCAAGATCCAGAAACGGCAGCCGACCCACGATGCAATTCGCGATATCCGCTCGTCGACGATACAGCTGATGATCACCAGCACCTGCCTGGCGATCGGCCTTTACGCGCAAATGCGCGGCTGGACGCTGTTTCCGCCTGTCGCCCTGTCCTGGTGGTCCGTGCCGTTGTTTTTCGTCGTGTCGCTGATCCTGCACGACACCTGGTTCTACTGGGGCCACAGGATCCTGCACACAAGGCTTTTCTACCGGTTCCACAAGCCCCACCACATGACGGTCACGCCGACGGTCTGGTCGAACGACGCGGGCTCCAGCGTCGACACGCTGTTCGCGCATTCCTACTACGCCCTGGTCCTGTTCGTGCTGCCGATCCCGCCGCTGGTGTTTCTCGGGCACCGTCTGTTCGACCAGGTGTCGGCCGCCATCGGTCATTGCGGCTATGAACACTTCGCCAGCCGGAGCGCGCGCAAGCCGTGGCCGCTGCTGTGCACGCTTTACCACGACCAGCATCACCAGTATTTCGTCTACAACTATGCCAACTATTTTTCCTTCTGGGACCGGTTCTGCGGCACGATCCATCCGACCTATGACGACAGGGTGGAAAGCTTCGAGGAGCTTTACGCCGGCAAGCGGGACCAGGCGTGA
- a CDS encoding sterol desaturase family protein, with protein MAMLVDYLTVFALIYLAMVVVYFATGFTVLAINARHPERRIQKHRDGLKRQAEEIRASMQALATSSLLMSAGYFAQSHGWTLVAPLELSWWSFPLMFAVCFVLFDAWFYWGHRILHLPSLYKYHVPHHRSIAPTVWSNDSSTTVDTLIEHFFYFLVWFVLPVPALSVFALRLFDQISGMVGHSGFEYFASKSSRFPSPLICTTFHDLHHSQFHYNYGNFFSFWDRVCGTVHPKYDALVRSMEETGEIPDTEETKIKATG; from the coding sequence ATGGCAATGCTGGTCGACTATCTGACGGTTTTCGCGCTGATCTATCTGGCCATGGTGGTGGTCTATTTCGCCACCGGCTTCACGGTGCTGGCGATCAACGCCCGTCATCCGGAGCGGCGTATCCAGAAGCACAGGGACGGGCTGAAGCGACAGGCTGAAGAGATCCGTGCCTCGATGCAGGCGCTGGCGACCTCGTCTCTGCTGATGTCCGCAGGGTATTTCGCGCAAAGCCACGGCTGGACGCTGGTGGCTCCGCTGGAATTGAGCTGGTGGTCGTTTCCGCTCATGTTCGCCGTCTGCTTCGTGCTGTTCGACGCCTGGTTCTACTGGGGACACCGGATCCTGCATCTGCCGTCGCTCTACAAGTATCACGTGCCGCATCACCGCTCGATCGCGCCGACGGTCTGGAGCAATGACAGTTCCACCACGGTGGACACCTTGATCGAGCATTTTTTCTATTTCCTGGTCTGGTTCGTCCTGCCGGTGCCGGCGCTGAGCGTGTTCGCGCTGCGGCTGTTCGACCAGATCTCCGGGATGGTCGGCCATTCGGGCTTTGAATATTTCGCGTCGAAATCGTCGCGTTTTCCCTCACCGCTGATTTGCACGACCTTCCATGATCTGCATCATTCGCAGTTCCACTACAATTACGGTAACTTCTTTTCCTTCTGGGACCGTGTCTGTGGCACCGTGCACCCGAAATACGACGCGCTGGTGCGGTCCATGGAAGAGACCGGGGAGATCCCGGATACGGAAGAAACCAAGATCAAGGCAACCGGGTAA
- a CDS encoding sterol desaturase family protein, giving the protein MLEQALTVLLEFLPIYAACYGVNVFLYFATGWVLVQIQNRHPERRIQQHRRGEKRMWKEIRASVYSLTVTAGCLAGGIFLSMKGWTLVAPLELTWWSAILMFVVSIIAFDTWFYWGHRLMHTKWLYRFHAEHHRSVAPTVWSTYSDDLVDAFVMQSYYLWAVIFLPIPIPVLIVHRLWDHFNGTIGHSGFEFWASPMSRLPSPMVCVTFHDQHHSRFKYNFANFFSFWDRVCGTIDPKYDDQVKIFEQMGQGEKHKPVAPGE; this is encoded by the coding sequence ATGCTTGAACAGGCGCTGACAGTATTGCTCGAATTTTTGCCGATCTACGCGGCTTGCTACGGTGTGAACGTGTTCCTCTATTTCGCGACCGGCTGGGTTCTGGTGCAGATCCAGAATCGGCATCCGGAACGGCGGATCCAGCAGCACCGGCGCGGCGAGAAGCGCATGTGGAAGGAAATCCGTGCCAGCGTCTACTCGCTGACCGTGACCGCGGGCTGCCTGGCGGGCGGCATTTTCCTGTCGATGAAGGGCTGGACGCTGGTCGCGCCGCTGGAACTGACCTGGTGGTCGGCCATCCTGATGTTCGTCGTCTCCATCATCGCCTTCGACACCTGGTTCTACTGGGGCCACCGGCTGATGCATACCAAGTGGCTCTACCGGTTCCATGCCGAGCATCACCGCTCCGTCGCGCCGACGGTCTGGAGCACCTATTCCGACGACCTTGTCGATGCCTTCGTGATGCAGAGCTATTACCTGTGGGCCGTCATCTTTCTGCCGATCCCGATCCCGGTGCTGATCGTTCACCGTCTGTGGGACCATTTCAACGGCACGATCGGCCATTCCGGTTTCGAGTTCTGGGCCTCGCCGATGTCGCGCCTGCCGTCGCCCATGGTCTGTGTCACGTTCCACGACCAGCACCATTCGCGCTTCAAGTACAATTTCGCCAATTTCTTTTCGTTCTGGGACCGGGTCTGCGGCACCATCGACCCGAAATATGATGACCAGGTCAAGATTTTCGAACAGATGGGGCAGGGGGAAAAACACAAACCCGTTGCACCCGGTGAATAA
- the crcB gene encoding fluoride efflux transporter CrcB: protein MKHLLLVMLGGGLGAGGRHLVSMVTLRLFGPGFPVGTLTVNIVGSLIMGLFIGWLVKQETGNLQDLRYFVATGFLGGFTTFSAFSLDTSVLWERGDTHLALVYILASVALSIIAVFAGLMIMRQVAT, encoded by the coding sequence GTGAAACATCTTCTTCTGGTAATGCTGGGCGGTGGCCTCGGCGCAGGCGGCCGGCACCTGGTGTCCATGGTGACGCTGCGGCTGTTCGGTCCCGGCTTTCCGGTCGGCACGCTGACGGTGAATATCGTCGGCTCGCTGATCATGGGCCTCTTCATCGGCTGGCTGGTCAAACAGGAGACCGGCAATCTCCAGGACCTGCGCTATTTCGTGGCGACCGGTTTCCTCGGCGGTTTCACCACGTTCTCCGCCTTTTCGCTCGACACGTCGGTCCTGTGGGAACGGGGCGACACCCATCTTGCGCTTGTCTACATCCTGGCGTCGGTCGCCCTGTCGATCATCGCGGTCTTTGCCGGACTGATGATCATGCGGCAGGTCGCGACGTAA